The segment CGTTCATCTGGATGCCGATCTGCTGGAATGAGCTCATGATCCCCCAGACGGTCCCGAACAAGCCGATGAACGGGGTGGCCGACGCACAGGTGGCCAGGAAACCGTTCAGGCGCTCAAAACGGGTGATCTCCGCTTGCGAGGCCCTGAGCAGCGACCGGTGCACGCTCTCCAGGTCGAGCTTGCCTAGGCTTTGGCTGCTGCTCGCCTGCAGGGAGATCTCCCGGTAGCCGAAGCGGAATATCTCGCCCAGAGGGTTGTTGCCGTAGAGCGATTTGGTGTTGTTGATTTCGCTGAAATTCTTGTTTTTCTTGAAAAATTCCAGGAAACGCAGGCTGTTTTTCCTGGCCCGCCGGTATTCCATCAGCTTGAAGAGGATGACCGCCCAGGAAATGATCGAGAAGGAGAGGAGCAGC is part of the Candidatus Aminicenantes bacterium genome and harbors:
- a CDS encoding MotA/TolQ/ExbB proton channel family protein, encoding MKHILFLMNPVNHNGDFIYLIKNASLVVKLVLLLLLSFSIISWAVILFKLMEYRRARKNSLRFLEFFKKNKNFSEINNTKSLYGNNPLGEIFRFGYREISLQASSSQSLGKLDLESVHRSLLRASQAEITRFERLNGFLATCASATPFIGLFGTVWGIMSSFQQIGIQMNANLATVAPGIAEALIATALGLFAAIPAVIFYNLLLNKLKVLIAMMEDFILEFLNLSEKLGR